The Candidatus Aminicenantes bacterium genome has a segment encoding these proteins:
- the cysC gene encoding adenylyl-sulfate kinase, protein MCDDHDHKGVTVWFTGLPCSGKSAIADRAAEILKDRGYKVERLDGDIVRQDLTRDLGFSKADRDENIRRVTFVSKLLTRNGVVVLTSFISPYAEMRDNARRQIGEFLEVFVKCPLDVCIERDVKGMYKKAIAGQIKEFTGISDPYEEPAKPELVIETDKENLAQSTDRLLQALKDRGYLD, encoded by the coding sequence ATGTGCGATGATCACGATCACAAAGGCGTCACGGTCTGGTTTACCGGCCTGCCCTGCTCGGGCAAGTCGGCCATTGCGGACCGGGCGGCCGAGATTCTCAAGGACCGAGGCTACAAAGTCGAGCGGCTGGACGGCGACATCGTCCGCCAGGATCTGACCCGCGACCTGGGCTTTTCCAAGGCCGACCGCGACGAGAACATCAGGCGGGTGACTTTCGTATCCAAGCTCCTGACCCGCAATGGAGTCGTCGTCCTGACCTCGTTCATCTCCCCCTACGCCGAGATGCGCGACAACGCCCGCCGGCAGATCGGCGAGTTCCTCGAGGTTTTCGTCAAGTGCCCGCTCGACGTTTGCATCGAACGCGACGTCAAGGGCATGTACAAGAAAGCCATAGCCGGCCAGATCAAGGAGTTTACGGGAATCTCGGACCCCTACGAGGAACCCGCCAAGCCCGAGCTCGTCATCGAGACCGATAAGGAAAACCTGGCCCAAAGCACGGACCGGCTGCTGCAGGCCTTGAAAGACCGCGGCTATCTGGATTAA
- a CDS encoding nucleotide sugar dehydrogenase yields the protein MSQQSRAFEASILDRKAVIGVVGLGYVGLPLVKAFVNKGFRVLGFDIDNRKVTMLNKGRSYIKHISTDELKGYLKDKKLEATTDFTRLPEADAVIICVPTPLDAHRNPDLSFVLDTTRMIAKYLRKGQLVVLESTTYPGTTDEDMLPILEAGGLKAGKDFFLAFSPERENPGDPVYSASNTPKVVGGYTKDCMDVANVLYGQVVVKTVPVSSTRAAEATKLLENIFRCVNIALVNELKMIFDRMDIDVWEVIKAASSKPFGFMPFYPGPGLGGHCIPIDPFYLTWKAREVDYSTKFIELAGEINTAMPYYVINKMIEALSERGKSIKGAKVLVLGIAYKRDIDDQRESPSLKIIDLLMKRGIKVEYNDPYVPESRGHREYPGMDLASVPLTEKRLRAADAVIISTDHSCYDYDWIVRNAKLVIDSRNAVKKPRKNVVKA from the coding sequence ATGAGCCAGCAAAGTCGGGCCTTCGAGGCCAGCATACTCGACCGCAAGGCGGTGATCGGTGTCGTCGGCCTGGGATATGTCGGCCTGCCCCTGGTCAAAGCCTTCGTCAACAAGGGCTTTCGGGTCTTGGGCTTCGACATCGACAACCGCAAGGTGACGATGCTGAACAAGGGCCGCAGCTACATCAAGCACATCTCGACGGACGAGCTGAAGGGCTACCTGAAGGACAAGAAGCTCGAAGCGACGACCGATTTCACCCGGCTCCCCGAGGCCGATGCAGTCATCATCTGCGTCCCGACGCCGCTGGACGCCCACCGCAACCCGGACCTGTCGTTCGTCCTGGATACGACCCGGATGATCGCCAAGTACCTGCGCAAGGGCCAGTTGGTTGTCCTGGAAAGCACAACCTATCCGGGCACCACGGACGAAGATATGCTGCCGATCCTGGAGGCGGGCGGACTCAAGGCGGGTAAAGATTTTTTCCTGGCCTTTTCGCCCGAGCGCGAGAATCCCGGCGACCCCGTTTACTCGGCCTCGAATACGCCGAAGGTTGTAGGCGGGTATACGAAAGACTGCATGGACGTCGCCAACGTGCTCTACGGCCAAGTGGTGGTCAAGACCGTCCCGGTCAGCTCGACGCGGGCCGCCGAGGCGACCAAGCTGCTGGAGAACATCTTCCGCTGCGTCAACATCGCCTTGGTCAACGAGCTGAAGATGATCTTCGACCGGATGGATATCGACGTCTGGGAAGTCATCAAGGCGGCTTCGAGCAAGCCGTTCGGGTTTATGCCGTTCTATCCAGGCCCGGGGCTGGGCGGGCACTGTATCCCGATCGACCCGTTCTACCTGACCTGGAAGGCGCGCGAGGTGGACTACTCGACCAAGTTCATCGAGCTGGCGGGCGAGATCAACACGGCCATGCCGTATTACGTGATCAACAAGATGATCGAAGCGCTGTCGGAGCGGGGCAAGTCGATCAAGGGAGCCAAGGTGCTGGTGTTGGGGATCGCGTACAAGCGGGACATCGACGACCAGCGCGAGTCGCCTTCGCTCAAGATCATCGACTTGCTGATGAAGCGCGGCATCAAGGTGGAGTACAACGATCCTTACGTGCCGGAGAGCCGCGGCCATCGCGAGTACCCGGGGATGGACCTGGCCTCGGTGCCGTTGACCGAAAAGCGCCTGCGGGCGGCGGACGCAGTCATCATCTCGACCGACCACTCCTGCTACGACTACGACTGGATCGTCCGCAACGCCAAGCTGGTCATCGACAGCCGCAACGCCGTCAAGAAGCCGCGGAAGAACGTCGTCAAGGCGTAG
- a CDS encoding nitroreductase family protein: MEFKELIQARYSVRAYKTDPVGEDKLARILEAARLAPTAANRQPFRILVIPTAGRQLELARIYPRPWFVQAPLLIAGCGVPAENWVRRDGRNYNDVDVTIAMDHLILAAANEGLGTCWVAAFDPDAAREVLKLEPGLEPVAFTPLGYAADAPRPKQRKALGELIRKL; this comes from the coding sequence ATGGAATTTAAAGAACTCATCCAGGCCCGATACAGCGTCAGGGCATACAAAACCGACCCGGTCGGGGAAGACAAGCTGGCTCGCATCCTCGAGGCCGCCCGCCTGGCGCCGACTGCGGCCAACCGGCAGCCTTTTCGCATCCTGGTCATCCCAACAGCCGGCCGACAGCTGGAGCTGGCCCGGATCTATCCCCGGCCCTGGTTCGTCCAGGCTCCCCTGCTCATCGCCGGCTGCGGCGTGCCGGCCGAGAACTGGGTCCGCCGCGACGGCAGAAACTACAACGACGTCGACGTCACGATCGCCATGGATCACCTGATCCTGGCGGCGGCCAACGAGGGACTTGGGACTTGCTGGGTGGCAGCCTTCGATCCGGACGCGGCCCGCGAGGTGTTGAAGCTCGAGCCTGGCCTCGAGCCCGTGGCCTTCACCCCTTTGGGCTACGCCGCCGACGCCCCGCGTCCCAAACAGCGCAAAGCGTTGGGAGAGTTAATTAGAAAGCTTTAA
- a CDS encoding alkaline phosphatase family protein, which translates to MRRKLMVIGLDCAPPEIVLDRRDELPILSRMIAGGHHGRMRSSDPPITIPAWMVMATGKDPGRLGLYGFRHRNGYTYDKMWIATSQSVKEPAVWDILGAQGGPSVLVSVPPSYPPRKIAGNLIGCFITPGADKEYTYPAGLKAEIEDRFGPYPFDVVFRTEDRDKILQAIYDMTAKRFEVMTWLAKTKPWDLFWFVEIGVDRIQHAFWKFHDATHHLYEPGHKYERAIMDYYKFLDEKIGGLLEAVPDDTVLLAVSDHGAKRMKGAFCVNEWLIEQGDLVLKEPPKRGANIEKTPIDWSRTRAWGWGGYYARIFLNVEGREPQGTIKPEDYEAEREALAERLRAIRGPQGEAWATRVIKPNEFYPELRGDYPDLMVYFDDLYWRSAGTLGWGAVYLAENDTGPDDAVHAQEGMYILYDPADRTSVRRDVDILDLAPTILTRMGLAVPADMRGRPVL; encoded by the coding sequence ATGAGACGCAAATTGATGGTCATTGGGCTCGACTGCGCTCCGCCCGAGATCGTTCTCGACCGCCGGGACGAGCTCCCGATTCTCAGCCGGATGATCGCGGGCGGCCATCACGGCAGGATGCGAAGCTCCGACCCCCCGATCACCATCCCGGCCTGGATGGTCATGGCCACGGGGAAAGACCCCGGGCGGCTGGGCCTCTACGGCTTCCGGCATCGCAACGGGTACACTTACGACAAGATGTGGATCGCCACTTCGCAATCGGTCAAAGAGCCGGCGGTCTGGGATATCTTGGGCGCTCAGGGAGGGCCAAGCGTCCTGGTCAGCGTCCCGCCGAGCTACCCGCCCCGGAAAATCGCCGGGAACTTGATCGGGTGCTTCATCACGCCGGGCGCCGACAAGGAATATACCTATCCGGCCGGCCTCAAAGCCGAGATCGAGGACCGCTTCGGCCCCTATCCGTTCGACGTCGTCTTCCGGACCGAGGACCGGGACAAGATCCTGCAGGCCATCTATGACATGACGGCCAAGCGATTCGAGGTTATGACCTGGCTGGCCAAGACCAAGCCCTGGGACCTTTTCTGGTTCGTCGAGATCGGGGTCGACCGCATCCAGCACGCCTTCTGGAAGTTCCACGACGCGACTCACCATCTCTATGAGCCCGGCCACAAGTACGAGCGGGCGATCATGGACTATTATAAGTTTCTGGACGAGAAGATCGGCGGCCTGCTCGAAGCCGTCCCCGACGACACCGTGCTTCTGGCCGTCTCCGATCACGGCGCCAAACGGATGAAGGGCGCGTTCTGCGTCAACGAATGGCTGATCGAGCAGGGCGACCTCGTCCTCAAAGAGCCGCCCAAGCGGGGGGCCAACATCGAGAAGACCCCGATCGACTGGAGCCGGACCCGGGCCTGGGGCTGGGGCGGCTATTACGCCCGCATCTTCCTCAACGTCGAAGGGCGGGAACCGCAGGGCACGATCAAGCCCGAGGACTACGAGGCCGAGCGCGAAGCCCTGGCCGAGCGGCTGCGGGCGATCCGCGGGCCGCAGGGGGAGGCCTGGGCGACCCGGGTCATCAAGCCCAACGAGTTCTACCCGGAGCTGCGCGGCGACTACCCCGACTTGATGGTTTATTTCGACGACCTCTATTGGCGTTCGGCCGGAACCCTGGGCTGGGGCGCCGTGTACCTGGCGGAGAACGACACCGGGCCGGACGACGCCGTCCACGCCCAGGAAGGCATGTATATCTTGTACGATCCCGCCGATCGGACTTCGGTCCGGCGGGACGTCGATATCCTGGATCTGGCGCCCACCATCCTGACCCGGATGGGGCTTGCCGTTCCGGCCGACATGCGAGGCCGGCCCGTCCTTTGA
- a CDS encoding CopG family transcriptional regulator, translated as MALILRALDPSEEMVMGKEFTTVSIPTTLIEEIECAIKGTEIKTVSSYIVGAIREALSKGPGNSDPFSQEDEEKVKERLKALGYID; from the coding sequence ATGGCTTTAATTTTGCGGGCTTTGGACCCGTCCGAGGAGATGGTCATGGGCAAGGAATTCACGACGGTGTCGATCCCTACGACCCTGATCGAGGAAATCGAGTGCGCCATCAAGGGGACGGAGATCAAGACCGTATCGAGTTATATCGTCGGCGCCATCCGTGAGGCTTTATCCAAAGGGCCCGGCAACAGCGACCCTTTCAGCCAGGAGGACGAGGAAAAGGTCAAAGAGCGCCTGAAAGCGCTCGGATATATCGATTGA
- a CDS encoding SDR family oxidoreductase, with translation MTAYLITGGAGFIGSHLAEGLVKRGHRVRVLDNFLTGKRENLAHLGDAVEILEGDIRDLETCRRAVAGMEVVFHEAALPSVPRSVEDPFTTNEINIRGTLNMLWAAAKGGVRRLVFASSSSVYGDDPGLPKVEGNEGRPLSPYAVSKWVGEKYLQTFAVTYGLSTVSLRYFNVFGPRQDPFSQYAAAIPLFITRILAGQSPVIYGDGEQSRDFTFIENIIEANIRAAEAPGLAGEALNVACAERITVNALTARIGEILGRPARPVYEPPRPGDIKHSFADISRAVARINFHPLVLFDEGLRRTVQWYKERAKP, from the coding sequence ATGACAGCCTATCTCATTACCGGCGGGGCCGGGTTTATCGGTTCCCATCTGGCCGAAGGGCTCGTTAAGCGCGGCCATCGGGTCCGCGTTCTGGACAACTTCCTGACCGGCAAGCGCGAAAACCTGGCTCATCTGGGCGATGCCGTCGAGATCCTCGAAGGCGACATCCGCGACCTGGAGACGTGCCGCCGGGCCGTGGCCGGGATGGAAGTCGTCTTCCACGAGGCGGCCCTTCCGTCCGTGCCGCGATCGGTCGAAGATCCCTTCACGACCAACGAAATCAACATCCGGGGCACGCTCAACATGCTCTGGGCGGCGGCCAAGGGCGGCGTCCGGCGGCTGGTCTTTGCCTCCTCGTCGTCCGTCTACGGCGACGATCCCGGATTGCCCAAAGTCGAAGGGAACGAGGGCCGGCCCCTCTCGCCGTATGCCGTCAGCAAATGGGTCGGGGAGAAGTACCTCCAGACCTTCGCCGTGACCTATGGCCTGTCCACGGTCAGCCTGCGCTACTTCAACGTCTTCGGGCCCCGGCAGGACCCGTTCTCGCAGTACGCGGCGGCCATCCCGTTGTTCATCACCCGGATTCTGGCGGGGCAATCGCCGGTTATCTATGGCGACGGCGAGCAGTCGCGCGATTTTACTTTCATCGAGAACATCATCGAGGCCAACATCCGCGCCGCGGAAGCCCCCGGACTCGCCGGCGAAGCCCTCAACGTGGCCTGCGCCGAGCGGATCACGGTCAACGCCCTGACGGCCCGGATCGGCGAGATTCTCGGCCGGCCGGCGCGGCCGGTATATGAGCCGCCCCGGCCCGGCGACATCAAGCATTCGTTTGCCGACATCAGCCGGGCGGTCGCCCGGATAAATTTCCATCCCCTCGTTCTTTTCGATGAAGGACTGCGGCGGACGGTCCAGTGGTACAAGGAGAGAGCCAAGCCATGA